A single genomic interval of Bradyrhizobium sp. sBnM-33 harbors:
- a CDS encoding substrate-binding domain-containing protein translates to MLTRRLLIAATASLVFASHAVAQDKSIVVASTTSTQDSGLFGYILPMFKARTGIDVKVVAQGTGQALDTGRRGDADVVFVHAKPAEEKFVAEGFGVRRYPVMYNDFILIGPKSDPAGIKGSRDIVAALSAIKAKAADFISRGDKSGTHQAELNLWKVAGIDIAKDRGSWYKEIGQGMGAALNTASASNAYVLADRGTWLSFKNRGDLMISVEGDKRLFNQYGVMLVNPEKHPSVKKDLGQQFIDWLISPEGQKAIADYKINGEQLFYPNASDSGA, encoded by the coding sequence ATGCTCACGCGCCGTCTGCTGATTGCGGCGACCGCCAGCCTGGTATTCGCAAGTCACGCCGTCGCGCAGGATAAATCGATCGTAGTGGCTTCGACCACCTCGACGCAGGATTCCGGCCTGTTCGGCTATATCCTGCCGATGTTCAAGGCCAGGACCGGCATCGACGTAAAGGTGGTGGCGCAGGGTACGGGACAAGCGCTCGATACCGGCCGCCGCGGCGATGCCGACGTGGTGTTCGTCCACGCCAAGCCTGCGGAAGAAAAATTCGTCGCCGAAGGTTTTGGCGTCAGGCGCTATCCCGTGATGTACAACGACTTCATCCTGATCGGCCCGAAGAGCGACCCGGCCGGCATCAAGGGCTCGAGGGACATCGTTGCTGCGCTCTCCGCGATCAAGGCGAAGGCCGCAGACTTCATCTCGCGCGGCGACAAGTCCGGCACGCACCAGGCCGAGCTCAACCTCTGGAAGGTCGCTGGCATCGACATCGCAAAGGACAGAGGCTCCTGGTACAAGGAGATCGGGCAGGGTATGGGCGCTGCGCTCAACACCGCGTCCGCCTCGAACGCCTATGTGCTCGCCGATCGCGGCACCTGGCTGTCGTTCAAGAACCGCGGCGACCTCATGATTTCAGTCGAAGGCGATAAGCGCCTGTTCAACCAGTACGGCGTCATGCTGGTGAATCCGGAAAAGCATCCGAGCGTCAAGAAGGATCTCGGCCAGCAATTCATCGACTGGCTGATATCGCCAGAGGGACAGAAGGCGATCGCCGATTACAAGATCAATGGCGAGCAGTTGTTCTATCCCAACGCCAGCGATTCAGGCGCGTGA
- a CDS encoding energy-coupling factor ABC transporter ATP-binding protein: protein MRAPSSELPIEFDHVTVTARGVTILDDIALALAPGPPTVLIGPNGSGKSTMLRLAMGLLAPSRGRITWGGLEHVPPLKRAIVFQRPAMLRRSAAANLRFALRAAGIPRAEHARRIAELLELVGLHALADRAARRLSGGEQQRLALARALARDPAVLFLDEPTASLDPIATKAVEDIIRAVSERNIKVVMATHDLGEARRLAGEIVMLHRGRIVETGAAASFFDAPQTAEARAFLGGELLI from the coding sequence ATGCGCGCGCCTTCGAGCGAACTGCCGATCGAATTCGACCACGTGACGGTTACGGCCCGCGGCGTCACGATCCTTGACGACATCGCGCTCGCGCTGGCACCGGGCCCGCCCACGGTTTTGATCGGCCCCAACGGCTCGGGCAAATCGACGATGCTGCGCCTGGCGATGGGACTGCTGGCGCCGTCGCGTGGGCGCATCACCTGGGGCGGCCTCGAACATGTCCCGCCGCTTAAGCGCGCGATCGTGTTTCAGCGCCCGGCGATGCTTCGGCGCAGCGCCGCCGCCAATCTCCGTTTTGCGCTGCGCGCCGCCGGCATCCCGCGCGCGGAGCATGCGCGGCGCATCGCCGAACTGCTCGAACTGGTAGGCTTGCACGCGCTCGCGGACCGCGCGGCGCGAAGGCTCTCCGGCGGCGAGCAGCAGCGGCTGGCGCTGGCACGCGCGCTGGCGCGCGATCCCGCGGTACTGTTTTTGGACGAGCCGACCGCAAGCCTCGATCCCATCGCCACCAAGGCGGTGGAGGACATCATCCGCGCCGTCAGCGAGCGCAACATCAAAGTCGTGATGGCGACCCATGATCTCGGCGAAGCGCGCAGGCTCGCCGGCGAAATCGTCATGCTTCACCGCGGCCGTATTGTCGAAACCGGTGCAGCCGCATCGTTCTTTGACGCGCCGCAAACCGCCGAGGCGAGGGCGTTCCTCGGCGGCGAACTATTGATTTAA
- a CDS encoding ABC transporter permease — MPDDPSALQLVLSGDPALFAIVRLSLYVSFSAVALAALIGIPLGAWIALTRFPGRQGVIVLLNALMGLPPVVVGLAVYLALSRSGPLGAFGLLFTPSAMIVAQTVLITPIIAALTRQTIEDLWLEYRDELTAMNLGPLGRVMALIWDARFSLVTALLAGFGRAAAEVGAIIIVGGNIEGFTRTMTTAIALETSKGDLPLAVGLGLVLISIVIAVNALAWGVRRAGERLAG; from the coding sequence ATGCCAGACGACCCGTCCGCCCTTCAACTCGTCCTCAGCGGTGATCCCGCGCTGTTCGCGATCGTCCGGCTGTCGCTCTATGTGAGTTTCTCGGCGGTGGCGCTGGCCGCGCTGATCGGCATTCCCTTGGGCGCCTGGATCGCGCTGACGAGATTCCCCGGCCGCCAGGGCGTCATCGTCCTGCTCAATGCGCTGATGGGCCTGCCGCCGGTCGTCGTCGGCCTCGCGGTGTATCTTGCGCTGTCGCGCTCGGGGCCGCTCGGTGCGTTCGGCCTGTTGTTCACCCCAAGCGCCATGATCGTCGCGCAGACCGTGCTGATCACGCCGATCATCGCTGCGCTGACGCGCCAGACCATCGAGGATCTCTGGCTCGAATACCGCGACGAACTCACCGCGATGAACCTCGGGCCGCTCGGCCGCGTCATGGCGCTGATCTGGGACGCGCGCTTCAGCCTGGTCACGGCGCTTCTGGCAGGTTTCGGCCGTGCAGCCGCGGAGGTCGGCGCCATCATTATCGTCGGCGGCAACATCGAGGGCTTCACGCGCACGATGACGACGGCGATTGCGCTCGAGACTTCCAAAGGCGACCTGCCGCTCGCCGTCGGCCTCGGCCTCGTGCTGATTTCGATCGTGATCGCGGTCAACGCGCTGGCCTGGGGCGTGCGCCGCGCCGGCGAGCGACTGGCGGGATGA
- a CDS encoding helix-turn-helix transcriptional regulator: protein MPELLTTDEAAEYLRLSERKLYELVANREVPCSKVTGRWLFPRTALDRWVSAGLISPAALAQVAALPIVGGSHDPLLEWALRESNSGLASLPEGSEEGLRRLTRGEVMIAAIHLHRLDGDDERANVEAVADAPGLHDAVVLGFARREQGILVGPGNPLGLSDMASIARSGARMGQRPPGAGAQLLLLALVTRAGIALDDLKLAKPVLPTGPDIAQAVRSGRIDCGIATRSVAKSAGLDFLPLTWERFDLVMRQRDYFMKGPQALFDFMRGSSFRDRAGELGGYDVSEAGAVRLVN from the coding sequence ATGCCGGAACTCCTCACGACAGACGAAGCGGCCGAGTATCTGCGGCTCTCCGAGCGCAAGCTCTACGAACTGGTGGCGAACCGCGAAGTGCCCTGCAGCAAGGTGACCGGTCGCTGGCTGTTTCCGCGCACGGCGCTCGACCGCTGGGTATCCGCCGGCCTGATCTCGCCCGCCGCGCTGGCGCAGGTGGCGGCGCTGCCGATCGTCGGCGGCAGCCATGATCCGCTGCTGGAATGGGCGCTGCGTGAGAGTAATTCCGGCCTTGCCAGCCTGCCCGAAGGCAGCGAGGAAGGCCTGCGTCGGCTGACCCGCGGCGAGGTGATGATCGCAGCGATCCACCTGCATCGGCTGGATGGCGATGACGAACGAGCCAATGTCGAAGCGGTCGCCGATGCGCCGGGCCTGCACGATGCAGTCGTGCTCGGCTTCGCCCGGCGCGAGCAGGGCATTCTGGTCGGGCCGGGCAATCCGCTCGGCCTGAGCGACATGGCCTCGATCGCGAGATCAGGCGCACGGATGGGCCAACGTCCACCCGGCGCCGGCGCACAACTGCTGCTGCTTGCGCTCGTGACGCGCGCCGGGATCGCCCTCGACGATCTGAAACTGGCAAAGCCCGTACTTCCGACCGGACCTGACATCGCGCAGGCGGTGCGTTCGGGTCGCATCGACTGCGGGATCGCCACGCGAAGCGTGGCGAAATCGGCCGGGCTCGATTTCCTGCCGCTGACCTGGGAGCGCTTCGACCTGGTGATGCGGCAGCGCGACTACTTTATGAAGGGACCGCAGGCGCTGTTCGACTTCATGCGCGGGTCGAGCTTCCGCGATCGCGCGGGCGAGCTCGGCGGCTATGATGTCAGCGAGGCTGGCGCGGTGCGGCTGGTGAACTAG
- a CDS encoding class I SAM-dependent methyltransferase, with the protein MEQNSLYDRPDLYDLIAPSYPAMERFYVETARERGGRVLDLACGSGRLTIPLARSGLQVTGGDLSAKMLERARRSAEAQAVELDLVQLDMRHFDLNGRTFDTIIVAMNSVLHLHSLNDFTGFFRSVARHLSPKGRLVFDAFFPNAAILSSDPDKRQLVGSIVHDLQGEVIVDETLRYDPLTQISHVDWYWSTSAKKDFWKTHMQMRNIFPQEMPLLIASGGLRLIERFGDFDRSPLVAGSVRQVCLCDNQG; encoded by the coding sequence ATGGAACAGAACAGCCTCTACGATCGCCCTGATCTATACGATTTGATCGCGCCAAGTTATCCAGCCATGGAGCGCTTCTACGTCGAGACCGCCCGCGAACGAGGTGGTCGCGTTCTCGATCTTGCGTGTGGAAGCGGTCGTCTCACCATTCCGCTGGCCCGATCAGGTTTACAAGTGACTGGAGGCGATTTATCCGCCAAGATGCTCGAACGTGCGCGACGTTCCGCCGAGGCACAGGCGGTCGAGCTCGACCTGGTGCAGTTGGACATGCGCCATTTCGACCTAAATGGACGCACCTTCGATACCATCATTGTTGCTATGAATTCGGTTCTGCACCTGCACAGCCTGAACGATTTCACAGGCTTTTTTCGGTCAGTCGCACGGCATCTATCACCGAAGGGCAGGCTTGTGTTCGACGCCTTTTTTCCGAATGCGGCGATACTGAGCAGCGATCCCGACAAGCGTCAACTGGTCGGATCGATCGTCCATGATCTTCAAGGTGAGGTAATCGTCGACGAGACCCTTAGATACGATCCCCTCACCCAAATCAGTCACGTGGATTGGTACTGGTCGACATCGGCAAAGAAGGACTTCTGGAAGACTCATATGCAAATGCGAAACATCTTTCCGCAAGAAATGCCGCTGCTAATCGCATCAGGTGGCCTACGCCTCATCGAGCGCTTTGGTGATTTTGACCGCAGCCCGCTGGTGGCTGGAAGCGTGCGACAAGTATGCCTGTGTGATAATCAAGGATGA
- a CDS encoding TRAP transporter substrate-binding protein has product MSSLIRKVALVSVTSATLAFAGTALAQQPRVLKIQSAVPPSSTTHDALKFFAERVDKLTGGNLKIEALPGGAVVPPFEILDGAHKKVIDGAYGISYWWYGKSVTATLFANTPAGIFGMDAVDFIGWVYEGGGLDLWNEFYQKELKLNLVAFPSIPPSPQALGWFKRPIKDLPDFRGMKCRQTGIVSQLYAKMGMAVVNMPGGEILPAAERGTIDCAEWVGGIEDLRLGLHTVWKYHYTPGMHESASVAEIAINKDVWDSLPPQNQEAIKSATTETFLRWWASFQRQNADAIAEFTEKHGVKLLTTPPEVNQAFLKAWDEFAAAEAAKNPFFKKVYESQKAYASKVVPAKRFMFPPYALQADHYWPVKQP; this is encoded by the coding sequence ATGAGTTCGCTTATTAGGAAAGTCGCTCTGGTCTCAGTAACCTCCGCCACATTGGCGTTCGCGGGCACGGCGCTCGCCCAACAGCCTCGAGTCCTCAAGATACAATCGGCGGTTCCGCCCTCGTCCACAACCCACGACGCGCTCAAGTTTTTTGCCGAGCGAGTCGACAAGCTCACCGGCGGTAATCTCAAGATCGAGGCGCTGCCGGGCGGCGCGGTCGTTCCGCCCTTCGAAATCCTGGATGGCGCGCACAAGAAGGTGATCGACGGTGCCTATGGCATCTCCTACTGGTGGTACGGCAAGAGCGTCACCGCGACGCTGTTCGCCAATACGCCGGCCGGTATTTTCGGCATGGATGCTGTCGACTTCATTGGATGGGTTTACGAGGGCGGCGGCCTCGATCTGTGGAACGAGTTCTATCAGAAGGAGCTCAAGCTCAATCTGGTGGCATTTCCGAGCATTCCGCCGAGCCCGCAAGCACTCGGCTGGTTCAAGCGTCCGATCAAGGACCTGCCCGACTTCAGGGGGATGAAGTGCCGGCAGACCGGCATCGTCTCCCAGCTCTATGCCAAGATGGGCATGGCGGTCGTCAACATGCCGGGCGGCGAGATCCTGCCCGCCGCCGAGCGCGGCACGATCGATTGTGCCGAGTGGGTCGGCGGTATCGAGGATCTGCGACTCGGCCTGCATACGGTCTGGAAATATCACTACACACCCGGCATGCATGAGAGCGCCTCAGTCGCCGAGATCGCGATCAACAAGGACGTGTGGGACAGCCTGCCGCCGCAGAACCAGGAGGCCATCAAATCGGCCACAACAGAGACGTTCCTGCGCTGGTGGGCGAGCTTCCAGCGACAGAACGCGGACGCCATCGCGGAGTTTACGGAGAAGCATGGAGTTAAGCTCCTGACGACGCCGCCCGAGGTCAATCAAGCCTTCCTCAAGGCCTGGGACGAGTTTGCCGCGGCGGAGGCCGCAAAGAACCCGTTCTTCAAGAAAGTCTACGAATCTCAGAAGGCCTATGCCTCCAAGGTCGTGCCCGCCAAGCGCTTCATGTTCCCGCCCTACGCGTTGCAGGCAGACCACTATTGGCCCGTTAAACAGCCTTGA
- a CDS encoding TRAP transporter large permease subunit: MTAAEALGLAMLVGMVFVIFIGFPISFTLLFLALVFGAIGLGWEQTFNLGYLQIWGTMKDEIFPAVPLFIFMGYMTEQAGLMERLFVAFRSVLAPVRGALYLAVILTATVFAMATGIVGAAVTVLGIMAGSMMIKTGYDARLSAGAIAAGGTLGILVPPSVMLVVMGPVMGVPVNLLYSAAFGPGFLLAGCYIAYTLVRSLINPKLGPAMTMEERQATYDAMTTEKVGAPVVGLGLVCSVAIAYLLIELLLSQARAQRLSFAIGPFSLSAIASVLAILTAYPYFRNAYFRAVMLGVAPLSALIGFTLGTIVSGVATPTEAASCGAFGAVLLALFYGRLSMRSITNAAIGTMVTSAMVLFLAVASTVFGAVFTKLGTANLITNYLLALPLSDWWKLALIMAIFFILGWPFEWPVIILVFLPIVLPVVEKLQFGMNKLDLLIWFGALTAVNMQTSYLSPPVAMSAYYLRNVVPQWSLSTIYRGMSDYMVIQVIVLALLLLFPQIALWLPNIVR, translated from the coding sequence ATGACAGCCGCCGAAGCTCTCGGACTTGCCATGCTCGTCGGTATGGTCTTCGTCATTTTCATCGGCTTCCCGATATCCTTCACGCTGCTGTTTCTCGCCCTTGTTTTTGGTGCCATTGGCCTCGGGTGGGAGCAGACTTTCAATCTCGGCTACCTGCAAATCTGGGGCACGATGAAAGACGAGATCTTTCCCGCCGTGCCGCTGTTCATCTTCATGGGTTACATGACCGAACAGGCCGGGCTCATGGAGCGGCTGTTTGTGGCTTTCCGCAGCGTTCTCGCGCCGGTGCGCGGAGCGCTCTATTTAGCCGTGATTCTAACGGCAACTGTTTTTGCGATGGCGACCGGCATCGTGGGCGCCGCGGTGACTGTGCTCGGCATCATGGCCGGATCGATGATGATCAAAACCGGCTACGACGCGCGGCTGTCAGCGGGTGCAATCGCCGCCGGCGGTACACTCGGCATTCTGGTCCCTCCGAGCGTAATGCTGGTAGTCATGGGCCCGGTCATGGGCGTGCCCGTCAATCTGCTTTATTCAGCGGCGTTCGGCCCGGGCTTTCTGCTCGCTGGCTGTTACATTGCCTATACGCTCGTCCGCAGCTTAATCAATCCGAAGCTCGGTCCAGCCATGACCATGGAGGAGCGCCAAGCCACCTATGACGCGATGACCACCGAAAAGGTAGGCGCTCCTGTAGTCGGATTGGGCCTCGTATGCTCGGTCGCAATAGCGTATTTGCTGATCGAGTTGTTATTGAGCCAGGCGCGTGCACAGCGTCTGTCGTTTGCAATCGGTCCGTTCAGCCTGTCTGCCATCGCTTCGGTGTTAGCAATTCTGACGGCTTACCCCTACTTCCGGAACGCCTACTTCCGCGCCGTCATGCTCGGCGTTGCGCCTCTAAGCGCGCTGATCGGATTTACCCTCGGAACCATCGTCAGTGGAGTCGCCACGCCGACCGAGGCAGCCTCCTGCGGGGCTTTCGGCGCTGTCCTCCTTGCACTCTTTTACGGCCGGCTCAGCATGCGGTCGATAACCAACGCGGCCATCGGCACGATGGTGACCTCGGCCATGGTGCTGTTTCTCGCGGTGGCCTCGACGGTGTTCGGCGCTGTCTTCACCAAGCTGGGCACGGCGAACTTGATCACCAACTATCTGCTCGCCCTTCCGTTGAGTGACTGGTGGAAGTTGGCATTGATCATGGCGATCTTTTTCATCCTCGGCTGGCCGTTTGAATGGCCCGTAATCATCCTGGTCTTTCTTCCGATCGTTTTGCCGGTGGTCGAAAAGCTTCAGTTCGGTATGAACAAGCTCGACCTGCTGATTTGGTTTGGCGCACTGACCGCCGTCAATATGCAGACGTCGTACTTGAGCCCGCCCGTTGCAATGTCGGCGTACTACCTGAGGAACGTCGTTCCGCAATGGAGCCTGAGCACGATTTACCGGGGCATGTCCGACTATATGGTGATTCAGGTTATAGTCCTGGCGCTGCTGCTGCTGTTCCCGCAAATCGCACTGTGGTTGCCGAACATTGTCAGGTAA
- a CDS encoding TRAP transporter small permease subunit codes for MANISASPKPMPPRGYLAVIRSIDKFTESTGYLFVLSIIPLICANVVEVFARYVLGDPTIWALDVTTMSYATLFMLGSALALLKGAHIRTDVLWEKFSDRTKGMIDSLAFLLFFLPTMVVLFFLSIDDFLYSLSIDERGSSGAWTPVLWPLRGVIPLTAFMLFLQGISELMKSLWAWRTGAFLTRHVKIEV; via the coding sequence ATGGCCAACATTTCTGCTTCGCCAAAGCCCATGCCACCCCGCGGCTATTTGGCCGTCATCCGTAGTATTGACAAGTTCACGGAATCGACCGGGTACCTCTTCGTCCTCTCGATCATTCCCCTGATCTGCGCCAATGTGGTTGAGGTTTTTGCCCGCTACGTCCTGGGGGATCCGACGATCTGGGCCCTCGACGTGACGACGATGTCTTACGCGACCTTGTTCATGCTGGGCTCGGCATTGGCGCTTTTGAAGGGCGCTCACATCCGCACCGATGTACTGTGGGAAAAATTCTCAGATCGCACGAAAGGCATGATCGACAGCCTGGCGTTCCTGCTGTTCTTCCTGCCGACAATGGTCGTGCTGTTCTTCCTCTCGATAGACGATTTCTTGTACTCGCTTTCGATCGACGAACGCGGAAGCTCCGGCGCGTGGACGCCGGTCCTGTGGCCGCTGCGCGGAGTTATTCCGCTGACGGCATTCATGCTGTTCTTGCAGGGTATCTCGGAGCTGATGAAGAGCCTCTGGGCTTGGCGAACCGGCGCATTCTTGACCAGGCACGTGAAGATCGAGGTCTGA
- a CDS encoding threonine ammonia-lyase yields MPNPPKSVPPTKAASEPGRLAITPEDITAAGASIAGSVLVTECDQSRTLSEIGGCNLWLKFENLQFTSTFKERGALNRLLALSPEERRRGVIAMSAGNHAQGVAYHASRLGIPAAIVMPVGTPMVKIENTRRHGANTIISGKTLEEAGEFARTHGETHGMIMIHPYDDPLIIAGQGTIALEMLRAAPQLDTLVVPIGGGGLISGMAVAAKSLKPDLQIVGVQAQLYPSMYNAIKGQHLPMRGDTLAEGIAVKVPGRITTEIIRHLVDDIVLVTEDQIERAVAMLIAIEKTVVEGAGAAGLAAVLAAPERFAGRNVGLVLTGGNIDTRLIASVLTRELAREGRLTQIAIDIVDRPGQLAAVSALLAEAGANIIEVSHQRTFSDLPAKGTLLEVVIETRDRVHLDEVMKRLGEAGFVAWLPGRR; encoded by the coding sequence ATGCCGAATCCTCCTAAAAGTGTACCGCCGACAAAAGCCGCTTCCGAGCCCGGCCGACTTGCTATCACGCCCGAGGACATCACGGCTGCGGGCGCGTCGATTGCCGGGTCGGTCCTCGTCACCGAATGCGACCAGAGCCGGACGCTGAGCGAGATCGGCGGCTGCAACCTCTGGCTCAAATTCGAGAACCTGCAGTTCACCTCGACTTTCAAGGAGCGCGGCGCGCTCAATCGGCTGCTGGCGCTGTCGCCGGAGGAGCGCCGACGCGGCGTGATCGCGATGTCGGCCGGTAACCACGCGCAGGGCGTGGCTTATCATGCCAGCCGGCTTGGCATTCCCGCAGCCATCGTGATGCCGGTCGGCACGCCGATGGTGAAGATCGAGAACACGCGGCGTCATGGCGCGAATACGATCATCTCCGGCAAGACGCTGGAGGAGGCCGGCGAATTCGCGCGCACGCATGGCGAGACGCACGGCATGATCATGATTCATCCTTACGATGACCCGCTCATCATTGCGGGGCAGGGCACCATCGCGCTCGAAATGCTCCGGGCCGCGCCGCAGCTCGACACGCTGGTGGTGCCGATCGGCGGCGGCGGGCTGATTTCCGGCATGGCAGTTGCGGCCAAATCGCTGAAGCCGGATCTGCAGATCGTCGGCGTGCAGGCGCAGCTCTATCCCTCGATGTACAACGCCATCAAGGGTCAGCATCTGCCGATGCGCGGTGATACGCTCGCCGAAGGCATTGCGGTGAAGGTGCCTGGCCGGATCACCACCGAAATCATTCGCCATCTCGTCGACGACATCGTTCTCGTCACCGAGGACCAGATCGAGCGCGCGGTGGCGATGCTGATCGCGATCGAAAAGACCGTGGTCGAGGGCGCCGGCGCCGCGGGCCTTGCCGCGGTGCTGGCCGCGCCGGAGCGTTTTGCCGGCCGCAATGTCGGCCTTGTGCTGACCGGCGGCAACATCGATACCCGGCTGATCGCGTCCGTGCTGACGCGCGAGCTCGCGCGCGAGGGCCGGCTGACGCAGATCGCGATCGACATCGTCGATCGCCCCGGCCAGCTCGCCGCCGTCTCGGCGCTGCTCGCCGAAGCCGGCGCCAACATCATCGAGGTCTCGCACCAGCGCACCTTCTCCGACCTGCCGGCCAAAGGCACCTTGCTCGAAGTCGTCATCGAAACGAGGGATCGGGTGCATCTCGACGAGGTGATGAAGCGGCTCGGCGAGGCCGGATTCGTCGCGTGGCTGCCGGGGCGAAGGTGA
- a CDS encoding response regulator: MNSLSDGPKAEAITVVLVEDDAPTLWRLQDALTNAGYQVKAAGTLTEARACLAQGAPKVLLTDLQLPDGHGVDLIRETRQRFPDTEIMVISILGDEESVISAITVGATGYLLKDAFPTDIAATVRDLVAGHSPISASIARFIVRRTQSTPEPPPGPALNTAKLTPREIDILWGIAKGFSYAEIASHLGLSRQTVPGHIKSIYRKLEVHTRGEAVFEAVQQGLIKL; this comes from the coding sequence ATGAATTCATTGAGCGATGGGCCCAAGGCGGAAGCCATCACGGTCGTGCTGGTGGAAGATGATGCGCCGACACTTTGGCGGCTGCAGGACGCCCTGACCAACGCAGGATACCAGGTAAAGGCCGCCGGCACGCTCACGGAAGCCCGCGCCTGTCTCGCGCAAGGCGCGCCAAAAGTGCTGCTGACCGATCTTCAGTTGCCGGATGGCCATGGCGTCGATCTGATCCGCGAGACCCGCCAGCGCTTTCCCGATACCGAGATCATGGTGATCTCGATCCTTGGCGACGAGGAAAGCGTGATTTCGGCGATCACCGTCGGCGCGACGGGCTATCTGCTCAAGGACGCGTTCCCGACCGATATCGCCGCGACCGTGCGCGACCTCGTCGCCGGACATTCGCCGATCTCGGCCTCGATCGCACGCTTCATCGTGCGCCGGACCCAGAGCACGCCGGAGCCGCCGCCCGGCCCCGCGCTCAACACCGCCAAACTGACGCCGCGCGAAATCGACATTCTCTGGGGCATCGCCAAGGGCTTCAGCTATGCCGAGATCGCCAGCCATCTCGGCCTGTCGCGGCAAACCGTGCCCGGGCATATCAAGAGTATCTATCGCAAGCTCGAGGTTCATACCCGGGGCGAGGCGGTGTTCGAGGCCGTCCAGCAGGGCTTGATCAAGTTGTGA